Proteins from a genomic interval of Ictalurus furcatus strain D&B chromosome 2, Billie_1.0, whole genome shotgun sequence:
- the LOC128601222 gene encoding uncharacterized protein DDB_G0284459-like, whose protein sequence is MKKKKPKKKTRKKMEKTTEKKTRKKMEKKTEKNTEKTTRKKMEKKMEKNTEKKTKKKTEKMDKKTKKTTRKKMEKKTEKKTEKTRKKTEKKTEKKTRKKMEKKTEKTRKKMEEKTRKKMEKKTEKKTRKKTEKKTEKKTRKKMEKKTRKKTRKKTRKKTKKKDKKTKKTEQKTEKTTRKKTEKKTEKKTEKKTEKKTEKKTEKKTEKTTEKKTEKKTEKTTEKTTEKKMHAPTILARVHK, encoded by the coding sequence atgaagaagaagaagccgaaAAAGAAGACGAGGAAGAAGATGGAGAAGACGACGGAGAAGAAGACGAGGAAGAAGATGGAGAAGAAGACGGAGAAGAATACGGAGAAGACGACGAGGAAGAAGATGGAGAAGAAGATGGAGAAGAATACggagaagaagacgaagaagaagacgGAGAAGATGGataagaagacgaagaagacgACGAGGAAGAAGATGGAGAAgaagacagagaagaagacGGAGAAGACGAGGAAGAAGACGGAGAAGAAGACGGAGAAGAAGACGAGGAAGAAGATGGAGAAGAAGACAGAGAAGACGAGGAagaagatggaggagaagaCGAGGAAGAAGATGGAGAAGAAGACGGAGAAGAAGACGAGGAAGAAGACGGAGAAgaagacagagaagaagacgaggaagaagatggagaagaagacgaggaagaagacgaggaagaagacgaggaagaagacgaagaagaaggataagaagacgaagaagacgGAGCAGAAGACAGAGAAGACGACAAGGAAGAAGACGGAGAAgaagacagagaagaagacagagaagaagacggagaagaagacagagaagaagacagagaagaagacagagaagacgacagagaagaagacagagaagaagacGGAGAAGACGACGGAGAAGACGACGGAGAAGAAAATGCACGCACCCACCATTTTAGCGAGAGTGCATAAGTGA